DNA from Colletotrichum higginsianum IMI 349063 chromosome 7 map unlocalized unitig_7, whole genome shotgun sequence:
AAGCTGGGCCCTGAACAGCCATGATTTGGCCTCCATTGCCGAGGTAGAGCTGCGGAACTTGAAGAGGCTGAGAGCCGCTCGGGGTAGACTCCGAACTGTCATCGCGAGGGAGTTTGTCGTAGTTCAGGGTCTCGCCCGTGGCGCTGGGAAACGCAATCTGTCCGGTCGCGAGCAGGTGGGTGGTGTCTACCTGAGAACCGAAAATGGGCTGCTGAACGGGGCCTCCCTGGGAGGTGGGAACGCTGAACGGGTCTTGGCTGTCAGCCGAAGCCGTGATGGTACCGCTACTCTGGCCCTCCAAGTTGAACTTGGGAGGAGCTCCGAGCCGAGCAAGGTCGATCGTAGTACGTGGCGCGAAGTTGCGAGGCTCCGTCATCAAACCGCCGGCACTGACTCCTTGGAAAGTGTCGCTGCCAGGACTGACGATGTCAGAATGGTTGGCGGATCCGTTTCCTCCTTGCAAGCCACCGTTGTTCTGGCGAACAGGGGTCGGGTAGCCGATATTACCCATGGAGGAACTGCCACTGAGCTGACCATAAGTCGCCATCATGGGAATGGACTGGGTCTGCTGGTAGCCAGCAGAAGCGTTCAGAGAGTTGCTCATTGTAGACTGAGCCGCGTAGCTTCCGTTCTTGGTTGGGACACCAATGTGAGACTCAATGCTGTGTGAACCGTTGGCGAAGTGAATGTGCTTGGGAATATTTGCACGGTTTAGAGTCGTACCGCAACTCTTGGCAGAATCGACAAGTTGAGTTTGAAGGTACTGGGCGTTTTGACAATGGAAGCTAGCCTGAGAAATCGCGTTGCCGGCCAGATGGCTGTAGCCCTTGATGTCAAATTTCGGAGTaccgtcgagctcggcaacTTCAGGCTGATGAACCTGAAAACCAATGTCAGTTCGATATTTCCTAGACGAAACAGAAGAAGAGtaagaaaaggaagaaaagcCGAAGTCTCTGTACCTCAGATGGGTATACCTCGTTGAAGTTGTGATGAGCGATGGAGGTTTTGGGGGCCCAAGACAAAGATGAAGGATTGAGGTTGGAGGCAGccttcccctttcccttgcCTTGGCCCTGATCATTGTCTGAGCTGGTGCAGTAGGGGACACCGTCAAGGCGAGCACCGCCAGGCTCCTTGTCGTACTCGCTGTCTTCGACTACCACCTGGGGCAGGTTGCTAGGTGTGAGGCTACCTTGACGAGCCACATCGAGAAGCTGGCTCTGCGTCTCATGATGATCCATCTTGCCTTTCTCACCCATGGGATTGGAGTAGGCCATGATGGATAACGGTCAAGGATATGGACGCTGCTCTTGTGGAAATGTGTTACGCAGGCAATTCGAAATGGTGTACGTAAGAGACAGCAGCTGACTTAAGCCTCCTTAGTGACAGTAGGCGCTCTAGAAGTGTGACATTAGTAACAGTACCTAAGATGCAATGCAGCCTGAAAAGCAAACCCTTGATTTTGTTGAAGTGAGGTGATTTGATGGGAAGTAGAGACAAGCTTTGCAAGCTGCACTAGCAAGACAGTTAATCAATGTAGGAAGATGAGAAAATACGTGCATTAAAAGTGCTAAGGGGATGAAGAGGTCAAACCTTCAAATAACTCAACTGCTCAAGGAAGAGTTAGGAGCGAAGATGAAAACTGCGACTGCAAGTCTCCCGCTCAAGTAATCTGATGCGGTGAAGTCGAGGAAAGGGAACACACTGAAACTGTGTCGGCTGAGGATCGTTTTGCGAACGGGTTCTCTGCAAGAtgagaagagcaagaagctCTTGACAAAACCAAGGATCTGAGTTGGTGAGAAAGAGAAAATTTGCaaggaggaaagaaagacGAGGAGTGGAGCCTGGCAAAAGGAGACCCAAGACCACACGCTCTGCTTAAAGGGAAATGGTGAATAGGGAGTgagaggggaaaagagagtgaaagagacagagacagtAAGAGAAAATGTAGGGGGGTAGGTAGTCAGGTAGTAGAGATAAGTTGCCTTTAGAGGCAGGAGCCAAGGTTGAAAACACACTGGTAAGCTTACTGAAGTCCGGCTTTCTGCGACTTTCCGCGCGTGAGGAAGTAAAGCAAAGATAATGATGTTCCAACCTCAGTGATAGAACGTATAGTGCTAGTTGAGAAACTCAGAAGCACGCCAGAGATTTGCACTGAAATCTCTACGTTGGTGTGGTGtagggggaaaaaagagaggTGACAGAGGTGAGATGTGAGCAGCGATTTCGAGGTGAGAACAGTGAAGTTTGTTGTTATAAGGTGGTAAGGCAGGTAGGAGTATGGAAACAGGAAGGTGGGACTAGGACAACAGGTCGTTCTGATTAATCAGTTACAATAAGAATAGTCAACAGGTGGGAAGAAATTATGTGACTTTGTGCGTGTATTCAGTTCCTGTGGTTGGGATGACTGGGATGGAGATGAACGAAGACAGGCGACAAAGATAGACAGTAGGAAATCAAGACAAGGGCATGGAACCTAGAGAACCAACAGAGAAACGTACGAAGGATAGTTTTCAAAACTAACTGCGAAGACTGTTCATCTGTTTGATTTAGCTGGCTTGCCTATTTACTGATCTGACTGAGTATAGACTAAGGCTATCACGTCTGTAGAAGCCGATCCTTCGTGGTTCCAAACAACGTAGCGGCGTTTGGCTGTGCATTGGAGTTGCATCTGAGACTCACATGAAGCAATTCGCTGCTGCAAATGACAGTCAAACAAAACACGTCCCTACCTACAACTGTAGTGATTCATCCGCAAAAAAAGGCGCCTGCCATTACTATGCTGTCCATGCCATGTCTAACAACATACCCCCGCTCCCGTGCTGACATATTGGTTGGATCAAGGCAATGGCGAGCATCATAGCCACCCCAAGGATATCACGAGACGTATACCATTCAGGTCCTGTGATCATATCTGGATTTTGTATCAAGTACAAGGCCCCATGCCGTCGTTTCCACTCGGCTCCGGATTTGCGGATCAATATCCAGGTCGGAACGATTGTGGATCCCGGCATTTCGGCAGCGCTCAAGCCAACATCTCACTCCAAATCATGATTCTAGCCCAGGACTTCAGCGCGGCCGAACATCCGGGTCAAACCGACAGGAAACTCGCCCTCCTATTGCTCAAATTCAACCTCCTGGATTATAAAACGTTTGCTGTGGGGTATTTTAATCGAACTAGGAAAGCAGTCAGTGAGGTCGAAGTACTTTGCTTGGTTCGGAGCACTTACCGGAGTCAGGAAAGATTCAGCAACGAATCTAGCTCTGGCGTTCAACTGCAAGATGTCAGCAACAGTCCTGGTGCTCTGGGCGCCTCAAGGGTAAATACAAAGAGCTTCATCTCCGAAATCTCCTTGTCGACTTCTTCCATAAATTGAATGATAAAGTCCACCAGCTTATGCTTCAGCATCTCCTCAGTGTGGAAGTTGGTAATCAAGAACGAAATGTCGTATCCCTGGCAAGCCTAGTCAGCGTGTCGTTCTACATCCGGAGGCCTTATGCCACGTGGCATTGGGCCTTGCTCGAGCTTGGCCAGGCGGCACTCGGGTACTCTGCATACCTTAATGGGCTTTCTCCGCAGGATGAAGAAAGACTCGGCTCTCTGTGTTAGGAAACGGGTGAACTTGTGGACTAGGATGTGTtcgatctcgtcggcctgctTGATCTTGATGGATATGCGCACGGAGTTGATGCTCGGCTCGATCAGGACTCGCTCATTCTCGTTTCGGGCGATGGTCAAGGGGGTCAGGAGGACTTCGGGGGAGCTTTGcgcctcgatctcggggACATTGTGTCGTTCGGCGGTTTGAGAAGCGAAGTTGGACAGCGTCAGGGCGGCCGTTAAACTGCTCCGGACAGCCTGGAGGTAGGGTCGAAGGGATTGAGACTGTGATAGCAATGTCAGTGAGCCGATACTTGATCCGATTGCCAAAGACAGGAGCTGACCATGATGGCGAGACGTGGCCGCGTCCAACCTTTGAGATGCTGAGAGGTTGGAGTTGGATGTTGACCGCGGGGTTCGCGAGGTTGGCTCAGCCGGAAGCCTGACGTTTCGTAGTGGGGCGGGAAGCACCGCCGCAGCTCCACCTCATGGGTCCTAGCTGTCACCGTTTCTTGCTGACTCAGCGCAGCTCTTTCACGTGATTCGAAAGTAAGCTCCTatgcctacctaggtacctagataCCTGGTAACTTAAATACCTTGGTAGGTAGTGGCGATCCCCCGCTTGTGCTCTATAGATGCATATATCCGGCAGCTATACATCTGTCTATAGAGGCAGAGATGATTGACTAATCTAGGCTTTAATTCTAGGAAAATGCCATGAAGTAGCAGCCATGAGAGACATCTTGAATCTCAAGATTTCCAGTCTGGACAATTGTAATATTGAACAAAAATAATATTTCTAAAGACATTGAATTGCATTGAAT
Protein-coding regions in this window:
- a CDS encoding Actin-related protein 2/3 complex subunit 4 gives rise to the protein MSQSLRPYLQAVRSSLTAALTLSNFASQTAERHNVPEIEAQSSPEVLLTPLTIARNENERVLIEPSINSVRISIKIKQADEIEHILVHKFTRFLTQRAESFFILRRKPIKGYDISFLITNFHTEEMLKHKLVDFIIQFMEEVDKEISEMKLFLNARARFVAESFLTPFD